A region of the Nerophis lumbriciformis linkage group LG13, RoL_Nlum_v2.1, whole genome shotgun sequence genome:
ctccggggcacacttttgacacccctgctatagataataaaaaataaaatctgataaatctatggataaaaagcagagcctggcgacgcatgcgcatttatcataactctctctctctgtctctgccccttcctcaccaatgctgctgcacacctgcacaatttgttttgtttttaaccccttcttaaccctgaacgtacattgaaaatacacgcaaccctaactcaaaatgccggacatttgaggcatttaagaaactacgccctgacagctccgcaaaagaggacatgtccggtgaaaagaggacgtatggtcagtctgtcctagcccgttagctgctagcatgccgtgtgttgtgcctcggtgtgcattgtttacacaacgtgcgttacgctacttaatatgtccgtgtggaaactcgttcggtacacctccgaaccgaaccggaacccccgtaccgaaacggttcaatacaaatacacgtacctttacacccctaacatatatataaatatatatatatatatatatatatatatatatatatataccaaactttttgactcgggggccgcattgggtaaaATAAAATTGAccaggggccgggctatatatatatataaatatatatatatatatatatatatatatatatatatatatatatatatatatatatatatatatatatatatatcgaatcaTTTTAATAATCACaatcattatttttatatatatatatatatatatatatatatatcaaatcattttaataataacaatcattatttttatacaatgtttcattaaattgtattacattaaaatattgcatcaatcataaaaataaatgtttttctataTTTAGGTCATTCTTACACATGTTACAATTGTAttagaaagttaaaataaaaagtttttcaccttaaaccaggggtccccaaactttttgactcgggggccgcattgggtaaaATCAAATTGAccaggggccgggctatatatatatatatatatatttatatatatatatatatatatatataaaatcattttaataataacaatcattatttttatatatatatatatatatatatatatatatcaaatcattttaataataacaatcattatttttatacaatgtttcattaaattgtattacattaaaatattgcatcaataataaaaataaatgtttttctataTTTAGGTCATTCTTACACATGTTACAATTGTAttagaaagttaaaataaaaagtttttcaccttaaaccaggggtccccaaactttttgactcgggggccgcattgggtaaaATCAAATTGAccaggggccgggctatatatatatatatatatatatatatatatatatatatatatttatatatatatatatatatatatataaaatcattttaataataacaatcattatttttatatatatatatatatatcaaatcattttaataataacaatcattatttttatacaatgtttcattaaattgtattacattaaaatattgcatcaataataaaaataaatgtttttctataTTTAGGTCATTCTTACACATGTTACAATTGTAttagaaagttaaaataaaaagtttttcaccttaaaccaggggtccccaaactttttgactcgggggccgcattgggtaaaATCAAATTGAccaggggccgggctatatatatatatatatatatatatatatatatatatgtatatatatatatatatatatgtatatatatatatatatatatatatatatatatataaatatatatatatatatatataaatatatatatatatatatataaatatatatatatatatatatatcaaatcattttaataataacaatcattatttatatatatatatatatatatatatatatatatatatatatatatatatatatatatatatatcaaatcattTTAATAATAACAATCATTATTTTTATACAATGTTTCATGAAATTGTATTACATTAAAATATTGCATCaatcataaaaataaatgtttttctataTTTAGGTCATTCTTACACATGTTACAATTGTAttagaaagttaaaataaaaagtttttcaccttaaaccaggggtcccccaaactttttgatatatatatatatatatatatatatatatatatatatatatatatatatttatatatatatatatatatatatatatatatatatatatatatatatatatatatatatatatatatatatatatatatagcccggcccctggTCAATTTTATtttacccaatgcggcccccgagtcaaaaagtttggagacccctggtttaaggtgaaaaactttttattttaactttctaaTACAATTGTAACATGTGTAAGAATGACCTAAAtatagaaaaacatttatttttatgattGATGCAATATTTTAATGTAATACAATTTAATGAAACATTGTATAAAAATCATGATTGTTATTATTAAAATGATTAAACATTATTATGATCGTCAtcgttattactattattattagtagtaatatTTATATTGTGCTGAGCAGCCAAGGCCCACAGGGTTGTAGCTCTTTTAGTCGCTACACTACTGCTACATTGTCCAAAAAGTTCATTTTCTGCTTCTACGGTTATCGTCGCACGTTTTCTATTTGCCATCTGTGTCGTTTGTCCTTCTACGGtggcgtcacacacacacacacacgcacaaaaaaACACCACGCTTACTTTTCCTTGGGGTCCTTTGACTTCATCTGTCCGCCTGATTTGTCCCACTTCCCTCTGTCCGTCTCCTCGCTCTTGTCCTTCGTGCGGTCAGAGTCGGCGTCCTCATCCCGGTCGCTCTTTTTCAGGAGCTGGAAGCGCACCGTTTAAGCGCCGCAGTCGCAggaaacacaaaataaaacaccgctTTTACCTTAATTTTGATGTCTTTGTCTGATAGTTTCTTCTGCTTGTCCGTCTCTTTGCGTTTGCGCCTCTCCTCCTCGCGCCGCTTTCGCTTCTCCTCCTCCCGTTGGCGCTTTTTCTCGAACTCCCGTCGACGGCGCTCCTCTCGCTTTTCCTCTCGTATTCTctgtttgttattgttgttttttttttaaaatcatcaaAACCCACTAGCAGGTGTATGTTTTGTCTTACCTgtttctccatcttcttgtttTTGATGTACTCCAGCAGGGGTGTAGTCCTTTTTGCTGAAGCAGCAGAATATTAGGGACAGCTCTTAGTAAGATGTACATATGAATACCACAATCACACCTGAGTGTTATtacactaaaccaggggtgtcaaacacatttcCATTGACTTAtggcttgtaccgtattttccgcactataaggcgcacctaaaaaccacaaattttctcaaaagctgacagtgcgccttataacccggtgcgctttatatatggataaatattaagattcattttcataaagtttcggtctcgcaacttcggtaaacagccgccatcttttttcccggtagaacaggaaacacctcctaggtaacacatgagccaatcaccacgcccctacgccagcctgtacctacccactctgtgccctatataaaccatggtatgtgaatgcttccattaaaatctcctgatgattgagggaaccccctcatgaaacaggcctgtagagatgaagtagtcttgtgatttttttcccacacatacatatatatatatatatatatatatatatatatatatatatatatatatatatacggttaccttgcatgcagtcggcttttggcACCTGCCCAAATTTTTATGCCCAATACAGTAATAATAAGTCAAAAAGTTGGACAGCCCTGATCTAGGGTATTTTTGGAAATGCAGCAACGTTACCAATAAGTTCCTTGGTTTTGGCTTCGATTTCCACCAACAGAGTCTCTGGATTGGCCATGGACTTCTCCTCATCACAGGAGTAGTTCTCCAAGAAGCGCTTGTATTCCGGGTCTAAAGAAACGATGACATTAAAGCACCAAACACAAAGTTTCATGATGTACGTTTTTCTCTGCTCGTTCATAAATTGCACGTAAAGAACATCTCATTACCTTCATCGATACTCCCAGCTTTAGCATCTTTCTTCTTGAGCTTCTTCTTGGAGATCTTCTGGAAGGGGGCAAACTCTACCACAGCAGGGAACTCCTGGCCTGGAACAACATCTGTAAAGCTGACATTTACTTCTAAAGTGATGAAATAAAAGATCACCTTTGTTATCGATGAAGACGTAGCCATCGAATCTGTCGCGAAACAGAAGGATGTCCTCCTGGTTTTTGAAGTTGATGTAGGCTCTGCAGAAGAGGTGTGGATACAGACTGCGGACACAAGTAGGATTGGTAGAGTGACAGGCCTCAAATttcaactttttaaggtcaaggcaagtgttgccttaaaggagggctcatcttttagggcaccaaggcaaacattattttctttcaaagcgtactatatattgtatatatcctCTTAagccccaagctgtttgtttacatgcttttttttatttctctttgctatttgggtttattggaccctaattagaataaaaactaagaatcatcttttgatatgatgtacttagtccataagtacacaaatgtgtacgtcatgtttagtgacatgctaattcttatttttacacttttttttttccaaattccattgtatgttatcatcttctgacaccaccagatggcagtataagtgtccacataagtggccataagaccccaattcagtagtgtacacaattttggaaataagagctaaaaggtgctgtccacgcaataaaatatatatatataaaaagctgacaagtttaaaggcatcatgtaatgacaaaaagctgacaagttaatattaataatgaatttatatatatatatatatatatatatatatatatatatatatatagatatatatatatatatataaatatatatatatatatatatatatgagctaaaaggtgctgtccatgcaataatatatatatatatatatatatatatatatatatatatatatatatatatatataaatcaatcaatcaatgtttatttatatagccctaaatcacaagtgtctcaaagggctgcacaagccacaacgacatcctcggtacaaagcccacataagggcaaggaaaaactcaccccagtgggacgttgatgtgaatgactatgagaaaccttggagaggaccgcatatgtgggtaacccccccccccctctaggggagggttaccctactatatatatatatatatacatacatacatatacacacatatatatatatatattattgcatggacagcaccttttagctcttatatatatatatatatatatgtatatgtgtatatatatatatatatatatatatatatatatatatatatatatatatatatatatatatatatatatatatatatatatacacacacacatatatgtatatatacacacacatatatatatatatatatatattattgcatggacagcaccttttagctcttatatatatatataatatatatatatatataaattcattaataatatcaacttgtcagctttttgtcattacatgatgcctttatctccatttttacattttgatagagggaggtatttaaatttttttttgttttttttgtttaagttatgtacatgtagatgttgtatggggacagatccattaagagtttgagcagaaacatGTCATATAGGAatcaactatacacaataaaacattaacaaaatgctgtgtcacatgaatgttttttacctttgtgacatgaaaaaaacacaagtaatgtataaAAACCttgcgtttactttttgatattaaaataCAACACTAGGCAGTTTGGCTAataaagatgaagtctaataaacaagctttgatcttctcttggttcagtacaatagtttggccaacaacaaaaataaacaggagcgATACCTCTCacttcgaatacacaatcttcacagccttcgttcagttcaatgagatgacaaaacatttgagcgagTATTGATGTTAtctgaacactgatacagttagcagttaaataaaagaggagtgagcatcccagtcaacaaagtaaagactttataaacaagttgtgacaacgttcacgacacatcgcctgctgcaaaacatcaaatagatttctccttcgctgtttacttttagtgtggggacaagtgtctccaatattgtccacacctgtctccatctaaacacagcagtacgGTCTTAACCGCACGGAGGGAAaattacgttaaaccaagcgcttggctccttttactccgaggggaaatctccggagcaaagtccgtgtagttagtccaccatgattatcaagccaaacgacgctattgtgcatgcgcctgacttcctgttgcctaaaatgcattaataaatgaagtttttttctgtaattaaaaaattagactgtattactaaccgtctggaattttatcgcaaattatcattataccgtttattgttacatccctcgtccattaacaagtaaaaagtcaagggcagtCACAGATGTTGGTCAATTATTTAGGGCGTTACGGCAAATGATGAGGGCGGtcgccgtggttaaattcgaacaCTGGAGTAAAAAAAAGGGGTTGTTATTGTACAAAGGATGAGAAAAATACCTCTGATCGGCCGGGAAGAACTCAAAGTAGTCGTAGGACGGCAGCGGGCTGAGTTGTTCTTCCAGCTGCTCCTTAGACAGGTGAGGGGGGAGTCTTCGAATGACCACCTGCAATCAGGCAGTTACAGAAGATACATGACCCCCCActagggttgttcggtataccggtactaataaagtaccgcgatactaattgattgaaatcggtactatactgcctttgaaaaataccggtaccgttctttcttGTGAATGCAGCTGTgttgcggtgactacagagcccttcagtagaagcatttaagtcccatcttaaaactcatttgtatactctagcctttaaatagaccccccttcttagaccagttgatctgccgtctcttttctgctctgcccccctctcctgcgtggagaggttatcagatgacgcgctagctgtttaaagtcgggacccagggtggaccactcatctgtgcatcagttggggaggtttctgcgctgctgacttgtctccactcaagatgatcccctgctggccccactatggactggactctcactattatgttagatccactatggactggactctcactattatgttggatccactatggactggactctcactattatgttggatccactatggactggactctcactattatgttggatccactatggaccggactctcactattatgttagattcactatggactggactctcacactattatgttagatccactatggactggactctcacactattatgttagatccactatggactggactctcactattatgttagatccactatggactggactctcacaatattatgttagatccactatggactggactctcactattatgttagatccactatggactggactctcacaatgttatgttagatccactatggactggactctcactattatgttagatccactatggactggactctcacactattatgttagatccactatggactggactctcacactattatgttagatccactatggactggactctcactattatgttagatccactatggactggactctcacactcttatgttagatccactgtggactggactctcactattatgttagatccactgtggactggactctcacactattatgttagatccactacggactggactctcattattatgttagatccactatagactggactctcactattatgttagatccactatggattggattctcactattatgttagatccactatggactggactctcacactattatgttagatccactaaggactggactctcacactattatgttagatccactatggtctggactcttactattatgtta
Encoded here:
- the upf3a gene encoding regulator of nonsense transcripts 3A isoform X1, producing the protein MRSEKEQMTASKDKGVVEIKFRDNSGELDNIPKQKEEKKEVFTKVVIRRLPPHLSKEQLEEQLSPLPSYDYFEFFPADQSLYPHLFCRAYINFKNQEDILLFRDRFDGYVFIDNKGQEFPAVVEFAPFQKISKKKLKKKDAKAGSIDEDPEYKRFLENYSCDEEKSMANPETLLVEIEAKTKELIAKRTTPLLEYIKNKKMEKQRIREEKREERRRREFEKKRQREEEKRKRREEERRKRKETDKQKKLSDKDIKIKLLKKSDRDEDADSDRTKDKSEETDRGKWDKSGGQMKSKDPKEKGQAESDKEQQQQCRRPRDKEHRGKDEERKRQRHHYDFDKFPRRKDETKWGKGYCQDRAKKEGHHHAYAFCPDGADKQMKEDRDEPGNRKERLRNKVSQKDRPAMQLYQPGTRNRKRVNSAGKSYDCMPPEPEAERCFEVVAMATVLDKGYDNKEERERSGYL
- the upf3a gene encoding regulator of nonsense transcripts 3A isoform X2 — its product is MRSEKEQMTASKDKGVVEIKFRDNSGELDNIPKQKEEKKEVFTKVVIRRLPPHLSKEQLEEQLSPLPSYDYFEFFPADQSLYPHLFCRAYINFKNQEDILLFRDRFDGYVFIDNKGQEFPAVVEFAPFQKISKKKLKKKDAKAGSIDEDPEYKRFLENYSCDEEKSMANPETLLVEIEAKTKELIAKRTTPLLEYIKNKKMEKQRIREEKREERRRREFEKKRQREEEKRKRREEERRKRKETDKQKKLSDKDIKIKLLKKSDRDEDADSDRTKDKSEETDRGKWDKSGGQMKSKDPKEKGQAESDKEQQQQCRRPRDKEHRGKDEERKRQRHHYDFDKFPRRKDETKWGKGYCQDRAKKEGHHHAYAFCPDGADKQMKEDRDEPGNRKERLRNKDRPAMQLYQPGTRNRKRVNSAGKSYDCMPPEPEAERCFEVVAMATVLDKGYDNKEERERSGYL